Proteins from a genomic interval of Paenibacillus lentus:
- a CDS encoding peroxiredoxin family protein gives MKKNWIAILVLLGLIGWGAYDYFDKADAKKQSAEDTAEEEASIPIGLKVGNRAPDFTLQNLVGEEVQLADFRGKTVLLNFWASWCPPCRIEMPHMEKFYAEYADKDAVVLAVNMTHLEDGQENVVDFLESFGSTFPHALDVTGRVTDQYQVVAYPTTYVLNAKGVITQRFQGAIDYNMMKEAYSRAANNR, from the coding sequence ATGAAGAAAAATTGGATAGCTATCCTTGTTCTTCTAGGACTAATTGGTTGGGGAGCATATGATTACTTCGATAAAGCAGATGCAAAGAAGCAAAGTGCAGAGGATACTGCCGAAGAGGAGGCCTCCATTCCAATCGGTTTAAAGGTGGGCAACAGGGCACCGGATTTTACCTTGCAAAATCTCGTGGGGGAAGAGGTTCAGCTGGCAGATTTTCGTGGGAAGACGGTGCTGCTCAATTTTTGGGCGAGCTGGTGTCCGCCATGCCGGATAGAAATGCCTCATATGGAGAAGTTCTATGCGGAATACGCAGACAAGGATGCGGTCGTGCTGGCTGTCAATATGACGCATCTTGAGGATGGTCAGGAGAATGTGGTGGATTTTCTGGAAAGCTTTGGGTCAACATTTCCGCATGCTCTTGATGTAACGGGACGTGTTACTGATCAGTATCAGGTGGTTGCTTATCCAACGACCTATGTGCTTAATGCGAAAGGTGTTATTACACAAAGATTTCAGGGGGCAATCGATTATAATATGATGAAAGAAGCTTATTCGAGGGCAGCCAATAATAGATGA
- a CDS encoding pyridoxamine 5'-phosphate oxidase family protein: MMNNTVSELSPHLYTLFNGRNLGEKQHEAFMLLTVTEQSLPHTAMISVGEVIALTPTSLRLGLWENTTTTNNIIRTGQATIVVFYNEAACYIQLELAKLPDLSDAKHPRTRFSAKVVACREDKAQYADIISGVQIRLKEPAEVLERWEETLLELCR; this comes from the coding sequence ATGATGAATAACACTGTATCCGAACTATCTCCTCATTTATATACGTTGTTTAATGGGCGAAATTTAGGGGAGAAGCAGCACGAAGCCTTTATGCTGTTAACCGTTACGGAGCAAAGCTTGCCGCACACGGCTATGATCAGTGTAGGAGAAGTTATCGCATTAACTCCGACATCACTCAGGCTCGGTTTATGGGAAAACACGACGACAACAAATAACATTATCCGTACCGGACAAGCAACTATAGTAGTTTTTTACAATGAGGCCGCATGCTATATTCAATTGGAACTTGCCAAGTTGCCTGATCTTTCAGACGCTAAGCATCCACGTACTAGATTTTCCGCTAAAGTAGTTGCTTGCCGAGAGGATAAGGCCCAATATGCCGATATTATCTCCGGTGTACAAATTCGACTGAAAGAACCTGCCGAGGTACTTGAACGGTGGGAGGAAACGCTTCTAGAGCTGTGTCGCTGA